A stretch of Anas platyrhynchos isolate ZD024472 breed Pekin duck chromosome 29, IASCAAS_PekinDuck_T2T, whole genome shotgun sequence DNA encodes these proteins:
- the RAB11B gene encoding ras-related protein Rab-11B, with translation MGTRDDEYDYLFKVVLIGDSGVGKSNLLSRFTRNEFNLESKSTIGVEFATRSIQVDGKTIKAQIWDTAGQERYRAITSAYYRGAVGALLVYDIAKHLTYENVERWLKELRDHADNNIVIMLVGNKSDLRHLRAVPTDEARAFAEKNNLSFIETSALDSTNVEEAFKNILTEIYRIVSQKQIADRSAHDESPGNNVVDISVPPTTDGQKSNKLQCCQNL, from the exons ATGGGCACCCGCGACGACGAGTACGACTACCTCTTCAAAG TTGTGTTGATTGGAGACTCCGGAGTTGGGAAGAGTAATCTTCTGTCACGCTTCACGCGCAATGAGTTCAACCTGGAAAGCAAGAGCACCATTGGGGTGGAATTTGCCACCAGGAGCATCCAGGTGGATGGGAAGACGATAAAAGCACAGATCTgggacactgcaggacaggAACGATACCGCGCCATTACTTCAGC GTATTACCGTGGTGCCGTTGGGGCCCTTCTAGTCTATGACATTGCCAAACATCTCACCTATGAGAACGTGGAGCGTTGGCTAAAGGAGCTCAGAGATCATGCAGACAACAACATTGTCATCATGCTGGTGGGTAATAAGAGCGACCTCCGCCATCTGAGAGCTGTGCCCACCGATGAGGCCCGGGCTTTTGCAG aaaaaaataacttatctTTTATTGAAACTTCTGCTCTGGATTCAACAAATGTAGAAGAAGCCTTCAAGAACATCCTTACAG AAATCTACCGCATTGTTTCGCAGAAGCAGATTGCAGATCGGTCTGCACACGATGAGTCTCCTGGCAACAACGTAGTCGATATCAGTGTCCCACCAACCACCGATGGACAGAAATCCAACAAACTCCAGTGCTGTCAGAACCTGTGA